One Spinacia oleracea cultivar Varoflay chromosome 4, BTI_SOV_V1, whole genome shotgun sequence DNA segment encodes these proteins:
- the LOC130471998 gene encoding uncharacterized protein: protein MGRSKSVVARGKGESGSTRVKSLNPIYSTVVDPAAFVELAGLPPSAEVKIPGSDEEAFDCPEGYVVMYEYPFTIGFKFPFTPLVRSFIEVFHLSPGQLMPQIWRVFTVVHGVTANWRMPFDLSDLMYTYDLALQKCCRYTLVTKKGKTNLGVGLGVNDRGWQSRFVFVGKDSLGDKGRFLVEGWTTEVVKASSLTELNVDSEDKYRKFLGYSVEDRSFSRDGEFLDEQEVNRSGDVAEEEEIDEESGQLTRRRKRLGLLEEVVANSSSAEGEVGVMADNSGYYISLPSFYFSYLSLSV from the exons ATGGGTAGATCTAAGTCGGTTGTAGCGAGAGGAAAGGGGGAGTCGGGATCCACTCGGGTTAAGTCCCTTAACCCGATATATTCTACTGTGGTGGATCCGGCGGCGTTTGTTGAACTTGCTGGTTTGCCGCCGTCGGCGGAAGTGAAGATTCCCGGCTCGGACGAGGAAGCCTTTGACTGTCCAGAGGGGTATGTGGTTATGTATGAGTATCCGTTCACAATTGGCTTCAAATTTCCTTTCACTCCTCTGGTTAGGTCCTTTATCGAGGTTTTCCATTTGAGCCCGGGTCAGTTGATGCCCCAGATATGGCGGGTTTTCACGGTGGTGCACGGAGTTACTGCAAACTGGCGTATGCCGTTTGACCTGTCTGACTTGATGTATACTTACGACCTAGCGCTGCAGAAGTGTTGTAGGTATACCTTGGTCACGAAGAAGGGGAAGACGAACTTAGGTGTTGGTTTAGGTGTGAACGACAGGGGTTGGCAGAGTCGTTTTGTCTTCGTAGGCAAAGATTCTCTGGGAGATAAAGGGCGGTTTCTGGTCGAGGGATGGACGACGGAAG ttgtcaaggcgtcgtcgttgactgagttgaacgtTGATTCTGAGGATAAGTATCGGAAATTCTTGGGTTATTCTGTCGAGGATAGGTCTTTTAGTCGCGACGGGGAGTTTTTAGACGAGCAGGAGGTGAACCGGTCAGGCGACGTCGCCGAGGAGGAGGAAATAGACGAGGAATCAGGTCAACTGACTCGTCGTCGGAAAAGGTTGGGTTTGCTTGAAGAGGTAGTGGCAAACTCATCGTCCGCCGAAGGTGAAGTAGGCGTTATGGCTGACAACTCAG GTTATTATATTTCTCTACCCTCTTTCTATTTCTCATATCTCTCTCTTTCTGTATAA
- the LOC110794005 gene encoding uncharacterized protein yields MTTEEMTLAEMKAAYEKAQAELAQERASIENLQKELESVKSNKHQSRYKPGAKPKKLIFEMTGDSEDLSDGEEPHEEKDEAIPDPVTKRLNKMENHMKKRCSLMMKLMTKLPGAPTPVETEPTDGYAASPFCEAIARVTVPHQLRLPTWTTLYDGTSDPYRHVNFYKQRMWQIGIPYDLVEPVMCKSFGGTLDGAALEWLMNITPGSIFCMSDLINAFYQQFASSRQLEKQTSDLYRLVQGPTESVRDYFNRFNCEKISIKNCDVRTAIEAFKRGLVPNSELYRELTKYPCANFEEVRSRATAQMRIEDDEITRMVSQRPAGGSSDRRSYTPRNNGWRHQPYNRQGQVQNVNQYDDTNSVYRNERVVYPPISEYGFNVDIGGVVNTLQNVGGTVRWPKKSDRPDSMKDMSRWCDFHRDNGHTTEECISLKKEVAYLLKRGHLKDLLSDKGKETYNKDSSSQPNPAPSGDRPAPPTFEKVVNVISGGSDICGLTSSAAKKINRGESEAVKEGQTEDEVALDKSLAAMIITFDDSDSTDTIQEHHDGLVISLPIGNALIKRILIDNGSSANVLFLEALQEMGLDEKSIIRRSTVLVGFSGESLRIVGEISLPTYAEGVNVMTKFNVVDCPSAYNVILGRPWIHKMKAVPSTYHQSSKFPTKWGVMEIKGQQRDAKKCYETALKPSKSSI; encoded by the coding sequence ATGACTACTGAAGAGATGACGCTCGCAGAGATGAAAGCGGCCTACGAGAAGGCCCAAGCAGAGCTGGCCCAAGAAAGGGCCTCCATTGAAAACCTCCAGAAGGAGCTCGAATCCGTGAAAAGTAACAAGCATCAATCGCGTTACAAGCCAGGTGCAAAACCGAAGAAGTTGATATTCGAGATGACTGGCGACTCTGAAGACCTGTCCGACGGCGAGGAGCCACATGAGGAAAAGGATGAAGCAATACCGGACCCCGTCACCAAGCGCCTAAATAAGATGGAAAATCACATGAAGAAGCGATGCTCGTTGATGATGAAGCTGATGACCAAACTGCCGGGGGCACCCACGCCCGTGGAGACCGAACCGACCGACGGGTATGCAGCATCGCCGTTCTGTGAAGCGATCGCTAGGGTGACGGTACCACACCAGCTCCGACTCCCTACCTGGACCACCCTGTATGACGGAACGTCTGATCCATACAGACACGTCAACTTCTACAAGCAGCGAATGTGGCAGATCGGCATCCCCTACGACCTGGTCGAGCCCGTCATGTGCAAATCCTTCGGAGGAACCCTCGACGGAGCAGCCCTGGAATGGCTCATGAACATAACACCTGGATCTATCTTCTGCATGTCCGACCTCATCAACGCCTTCTACCAACAATTCGCCAGCAGTCGCCAGTTGGAGAAACAAACAAGTGACCTCTATCGGTTGGTCCAAGGACCTaccgagtcggtacgcgattattttaaccgttttaattgtgaGAAAATTAGCATAAAAAACTGTGATGTCAGGACAGCCATCGAAGCATTCAAGAGAGGTCTCGTCCCCAACTCAGAGCTGTACCGGGAACTAACCAAATATCCCTGTGCAAACTTCGAAGAAGTCAGATCGAGGGCTACGGCCCAGATGCGGATTGAAGACGACGAGATTACACGAATGGTTTCTCAGCGACCAGCAGGGGGCAGCAGCGACAGGAGGTCGTACACCCCAAGGAACAACGGCTGGAGACACCAACCATACAACCGCCAGGGTCAGGTACAAAATGTCAATCAATATGATGATACTAACAGTGTTTACAGGAATGAACGGGTCGTTTATCCCCCCATCTCCGAGTATGGCTTCAACGTCGACATCGGAGGCGTGGTAAACACCCTTCAAAATGTAGGTGGTACCGTCAGATGGCCTAAGAAGAGTGACAGACCAGACTCTATGAAGGACATGAGCAGGTGGTGCGACTTCCACCGCGACAATGGCCACACAACCGAGGAATGCATCTCCCTCAAAAAGGAGGTGGCGTATCTATTGAAAAGAGGCCACCTGAAGGACCTACTGAGCGACAAAGGAAAGGAGACGTACAACAAGGATAGCAGCTCCCAACCCAACCCAGCACCAAGCGGCGACCGACCAGCCCCGCCCACGTTCGAAAAAGTGGTAAACGTTATTTCTGGTGGTTCAGATATATGTGGACTAACTtcttctgcagctaaaaaaATCAACAGGGGCGAATCTGAAGCCGTCAAAGAGGGGCAGACCGAAGACGAAGTAGCACTCGACAAGTCATTAGCGGCGATGATAATAACCTTCGACGACTCAGATTCAACCGACACAATACAGGAACATCATGACGGGCTAGTCATATCGCTCCCAATAGGCAACGCTCTCATCAAAAGGATATTGATCGACAACGGCAGTTCAGCAAACGTATTGTTCCTAGAGGCTCTGCAGGAAATGGGACTAGACGAAAAGAGTATAATCAGAAGGTCgacagtcctagtaggattcagtGGAGAATCGCTACGAATAGTAGGAGAGATATCGCTGCCGACGTACGCAGAAGGTGTTAATGTGATGACCAAGTTCAACGTCGTCGACTGCCCATCAGCATACAACGTCATTTTGGGACgaccatggatccacaaaatgaagGCGGTGCCGTCGACATACCACCAGTCAAGTAAGTTCCCAACCAAATGGGGAgtcatggaaatcaaaggacAGCAAAGGGACGCAAAGAAATGTTATGAAACGGCGCTGAAACCATCAAAGTCATccatctag